One genomic window of Tenacibaculum tangerinum includes the following:
- a CDS encoding RsmD family RNA methyltransferase: MRIISGKYKSKRITAPKNLPVRPTTDMAKESLFNILNNSYYFENISVLDLFAGTGNISYEFASRGTETIYAVDAHYACIKFINQTAKDLGVNIHSYKSDVYKFLEKTPLKTDIIFADPPYDFEENQFLKIANIVFERELLNEDGLLIIEHSKHTDLSQHPFYSYEKRYGGNVFSFFENINNDEL, encoded by the coding sequence ATGCGAATTATTTCTGGAAAATATAAAAGTAAACGAATTACTGCTCCTAAAAATTTACCTGTACGTCCTACGACAGATATGGCGAAAGAATCGTTATTTAATATTTTAAACAATTCTTATTATTTTGAAAATATCTCAGTATTAGATTTGTTTGCGGGAACAGGAAACATTAGTTATGAGTTTGCCTCTAGAGGTACCGAAACTATTTATGCGGTTGATGCGCATTATGCTTGTATTAAATTCATCAATCAAACAGCCAAAGATTTAGGGGTAAACATACATAGTTATAAAAGTGATGTATATAAGTTTTTAGAAAAAACACCTCTTAAAACAGATATTATTTTTGCAGATCCTCCGTACGATTTTGAAGAAAATCAGTTTTTAAAAATTGCCAATATTGTTTTTGAGCGTGAGTTGTTAAACGAAGACGGACTTTTAATTATTGAACACTCTAAGCATACCGATTTATCGCAACACCCATTTTACAGCTATGAGAAACGTTATGGTGGTAATGTATTTAGCTTTTTTGAAAATATTAATAATGATGAGTTGTAA
- a CDS encoding DUF3822 family protein has protein sequence MKLLRVVTGLRTTIKVKQLQKTSKKISAFAQYKSLSIQFSLDGFSFYVSNSETKEPLLFTKYAFTKTIASPELLLEKVIAIFDTDKDLQQDFTSVFAIHQNNLATIVPNELFDRNNLAPYLKYTVKTLKTDFITYDLHNIIAANTVYIPYVNINNFIFQNFGEFEYKHHSTVLIDKLLSYSEQDSEEQFFVHVSPNYVDLVVCKEGRLLFYNSFNYTTKEDFIYYILFTAEQLQMNPNYFQLTFTGDIEKESDLYDITYNYVRNIHFINPIDSFFADSEDFSNHSNFILTS, from the coding sequence ATGAAGTTACTACGGGTGGTAACTGGCCTCCGTACTACGATAAAGGTGAAGCAATTGCAAAAGACGAGTAAAAAAATAAGCGCTTTTGCGCAGTATAAAAGTCTATCCATCCAATTCAGTTTGGATGGATTTTCTTTTTATGTTTCAAATTCAGAAACCAAAGAGCCACTTCTTTTTACCAAGTATGCCTTTACCAAAACTATTGCTTCTCCTGAATTATTATTAGAAAAAGTTATTGCTATTTTTGATACTGATAAAGACCTACAGCAAGATTTCACATCAGTTTTTGCTATTCATCAAAATAATTTAGCAACCATCGTACCTAATGAACTTTTTGATAGAAATAATTTAGCACCTTATTTAAAATATACTGTTAAGACGTTAAAAACAGATTTTATTACCTATGATTTACACAATATTATAGCCGCTAACACCGTATATATACCCTACGTAAATATCAATAATTTTATTTTTCAAAATTTTGGAGAGTTTGAATACAAACATCACTCAACAGTATTAATTGATAAACTTCTCTCTTATTCTGAACAAGATTCAGAAGAACAGTTTTTTGTACATGTATCGCCTAATTATGTAGATCTTGTAGTATGCAAAGAGGGTAGATTATTATTTTACAATTCATTTAACTACACTACCAAAGAAGATTTTATTTACTACATTCTTTTTACTGCAGAACAGTTGCAAATGAACCCTAATTATTTTCAACTAACCTTTACAGGTGATATTGAAAAAGAATCTGACTTATACGATATAACATATAACTATGTTCGAAATATTCACTTTATAAATCCTATAGATAGTTTTTTTGCTGATAGTGAAGACTTTTCAAATCATTCTAACTTTATACTCACAAGCTAA
- the recR gene encoding recombination mediator RecR, translated as MDFSSKLLENAVNEVSRLPGIGKRTALRLVLHLLKQPKENTKYLAEALMHLRNGVKSCKKCHNISDTVLCDICSNPKRNGEIVCVVEDIRDVMAIENTAQYRGLYHVLGGKISPIEGIGPQNLQIESLVEKVKEGEIKELIFALSSTMEGDTTNFYIYKQIEQYKITTSTIARGISVGDELEYADEVTLGRSIVNRIPFEQSIKG; from the coding sequence ATGGATTTTTCGTCGAAACTATTAGAAAACGCAGTAAATGAGGTAAGTCGATTGCCAGGAATTGGCAAGCGTACAGCACTTCGTTTAGTGCTACATTTATTAAAACAACCGAAAGAAAACACGAAGTATTTAGCAGAGGCGCTAATGCATTTGCGTAACGGCGTAAAATCGTGTAAGAAGTGTCATAATATTTCAGATACGGTGTTGTGTGATATTTGTAGCAATCCGAAGAGAAATGGAGAAATTGTGTGCGTGGTAGAAGATATTCGTGATGTAATGGCAATTGAAAATACGGCACAATACAGAGGTTTATATCATGTTTTAGGAGGGAAGATTTCTCCTATAGAGGGTATTGGTCCTCAAAATTTACAAATAGAATCGCTAGTAGAAAAAGTAAAAGAAGGAGAGATTAAAGAACTGATTTTTGCATTAAGTTCTACGATGGAAGGAGACACCACGAACTTTTATATTTACAAACAGATAGAACAATACAAAATTACAACGTCAACCATTGCCCGAGGAATTTCGGTAGGAGATGAGTTAGAATATGCCGATGAGGTTACTTTAGGAAGGAGTATTGTAAACAGAATACCGTTTGAACAGTCGATAAAAGGGTAA
- a CDS encoding TonB-dependent receptor: MLYKKTLPIFFLLFAFLNSYAQKDSLKLSIKFNNSSQLEAIKLIEDNSNYHFFFIDKWLDNKSSINKNFINVSIHQILDTIFYETQVNYFITDDKKIILTKGNLITNVKENQKSTIHESPIFINPQKNNNQIVILGKEESIKKSYYTLSGLVTDFKNGKPIGGVIVSEKDKNLFTTTNNKGFYQLKLPLGKNLIETSLTGYLKEYEEIILYNNSSLNFKLQEISEQLDEITISTKRRLKLKQPITGVTQIKVQDIKTIPQVLGERDILKVATTLPGIKSAGEGAEGLNVRGGKVDQNLFLLDNGTIYNPTHFLGLFSAINPFTTSDLKIYKGNIPSEFGGRLSSVFDMKTKKPNTETIKGEGSIGPVTSNLSIETPIIKEKSGLMVGVRTTYSDWVLKVLDDKKLKNSSASFFDAIAKYNHQINDHNTIDITGYYSEDSFQIASDSINSYGNSLVTLNWEHTFNKKNSSSLFVSNSKYDFNIDYESDGNKNFNLKYSINETNLKLLFKYLHSKQHHFNYGLESKLYNISPGSIFPSGKDSDVTPLIIPNERALENSLFVSDKYNVGKKLNLYLGLRMSQYLALGATNQRIYQDNAPKNSSTLVETKNYKHNEVHKSYYNLSYRLSGSYSLTDNLSLKGSYNRSFQYIHRLSNNTTASPLDTWRLSDINIKPQEADQFSIGLFKNFENSDYEVSFETYYKKFKNIVDYKIGANLLLNEAIETEVIQGPGKSYGAEFLFRKNKGILNGWLSYTYSRSFIKLDSYFSEEIVNAGKYFPTNYDKPHDLTLVLNYKLTKRFSLSSNFSFQTGRPVTYPAGKYLQGNSEYQYYSDRNEFRIPDYYRLDIGLNIEGNHKIKKLAHSFWNISIYNVLGRNNPYSVFFEAENGNVNGFKSSIFSVPVPTITYNFKF; the protein is encoded by the coding sequence ATGCTATACAAAAAAACACTTCCAATTTTCTTCTTACTATTTGCTTTTTTAAATTCCTATGCACAAAAGGATTCCTTAAAATTGTCAATAAAGTTTAATAATAGTAGTCAACTAGAAGCTATTAAACTCATTGAAGACAATTCTAATTATCATTTCTTTTTTATTGATAAATGGTTGGATAATAAAAGTAGTATTAACAAGAATTTTATCAACGTCAGCATTCATCAAATATTAGATACTATCTTTTATGAAACTCAGGTAAACTACTTTATTACCGATGATAAAAAAATAATTCTAACTAAAGGAAACTTAATTACTAATGTAAAAGAAAACCAAAAGAGTACAATACATGAAAGCCCTATTTTTATTAATCCACAAAAAAACAATAACCAAATAGTTATACTAGGAAAAGAAGAATCTATAAAAAAGAGTTATTATACGCTAAGTGGTTTAGTAACAGATTTTAAAAATGGTAAACCTATTGGAGGGGTAATTGTTTCAGAAAAAGACAAAAACCTATTTACTACAACAAACAATAAGGGATTTTACCAATTGAAGCTACCACTTGGAAAAAATCTAATTGAAACTTCTTTAACAGGCTACTTAAAGGAGTATGAAGAAATTATTTTATACAACAACAGTAGTTTGAACTTTAAATTACAGGAAATTTCAGAACAACTAGACGAAATTACTATCAGTACTAAAAGAAGACTTAAATTGAAACAGCCCATAACAGGTGTTACACAGATTAAAGTTCAAGATATAAAAACTATACCTCAGGTTTTGGGAGAAAGAGATATACTAAAAGTGGCAACTACGCTACCTGGTATTAAATCTGCAGGTGAAGGTGCTGAAGGTTTGAATGTAAGAGGAGGAAAAGTAGATCAAAATTTATTTTTACTTGACAATGGAACAATTTACAATCCTACTCATTTTTTAGGGTTATTTTCGGCTATAAACCCATTTACAACAAGCGATTTAAAAATTTACAAGGGTAACATTCCTTCTGAATTTGGCGGCAGGCTTTCATCTGTTTTCGATATGAAAACAAAAAAACCGAACACAGAAACAATAAAAGGAGAAGGGTCAATCGGACCCGTAACTAGTAATTTAAGTATCGAGACTCCCATAATAAAAGAAAAATCTGGGTTGATGGTTGGAGTTAGAACCACCTACTCTGATTGGGTTTTAAAAGTGTTGGATGACAAGAAACTAAAAAACAGTAGTGCTTCTTTTTTCGATGCTATTGCAAAATACAATCATCAAATAAACGATCATAACACTATAGACATTACTGGGTATTATAGTGAAGACTCTTTTCAAATTGCCTCAGACTCTATAAACTCTTATGGTAACAGCTTAGTAACTTTGAATTGGGAACATACATTTAATAAAAAAAATAGTAGTAGTTTATTTGTCTCTAACAGTAAGTATGATTTTAATATTGATTATGAGAGTGATGGCAATAAAAACTTTAATTTAAAGTATAGCATAAACGAAACTAACTTAAAATTACTGTTTAAGTATTTACACTCTAAACAACATCATTTTAATTATGGACTTGAGTCTAAATTATACAATATATCTCCAGGTTCAATTTTTCCAAGTGGAAAAGATTCAGATGTAACTCCTCTAATAATACCCAACGAAAGAGCTTTAGAAAATAGTTTATTTGTATCAGACAAGTATAATGTAGGCAAAAAACTGAATTTATATTTAGGACTACGTATGTCGCAATACTTAGCATTGGGAGCAACAAATCAACGAATATATCAAGACAACGCTCCTAAAAATTCCTCTACGCTAGTTGAAACAAAAAACTATAAACATAACGAAGTACACAAATCGTATTACAACCTAAGTTATCGATTGTCGGGAAGCTATTCTTTAACAGACAACCTTTCATTAAAAGGCAGCTACAACAGATCTTTTCAATACATTCATAGACTTAGTAACAACACTACTGCTTCTCCACTTGACACGTGGAGGTTATCTGACATTAATATAAAACCTCAAGAGGCCGATCAGTTTTCTATCGGACTGTTTAAGAATTTTGAAAATTCCGATTATGAAGTCAGTTTTGAAACCTATTACAAGAAGTTTAAAAATATAGTAGACTATAAAATAGGAGCCAATTTGTTGTTAAATGAAGCCATTGAAACTGAAGTGATTCAAGGACCGGGTAAATCGTATGGTGCCGAATTTCTATTCAGAAAAAATAAAGGCATACTAAATGGATGGTTGAGCTATACGTATTCTCGATCATTTATTAAGCTTGATAGTTATTTTAGTGAAGAAATTGTAAATGCAGGTAAGTATTTTCCAACAAATTATGACAAACCGCATGATTTGACCTTGGTCCTAAATTATAAATTAACGAAACGCTTTAGCCTGTCTAGCAATTTTTCATTTCAAACTGGGCGACCTGTTACCTACCCAGCAGGTAAATACCTGCAAGGAAATTCAGAATATCAGTATTATAGCGACAGAAATGAATTCAGAATTCCTGATTATTATCGTCTAGATATTGGTCTTAATATAGAAGGAAATCATAAAATAAAAAAGCTTGCCCATAGCTTTTGGAACATTTCCATTTACAATGTTTTAGGTCGCAACAACCCTTATTCTGTTTTTTTCGAGGCTGAAAATGGAAATGTAAACGGTTTTAAAAGCTCGATTTTTTCAGTTCCAGTACCAACGATTACGTATAATTTTAAATTCTAA
- a CDS encoding ATP-dependent DNA helicase, with product MIQTASKFYTEILQKFPYTPTQKQNELLDLLIQFIFSEDNRALFLLKGYAGTGKTTIVSTVVHNLWKIGQKAVLLAPTGRAAKVISGYSNRQAFTIHKKIYFPKKQSNGGVSFVMQPNKHTNTLFIVDEASMISDEKQHAKLFENGSLLDDLISYVYSGKNCKLIFIGDTAQLPPVKLTMSPALEADKLSFEFNKEVTEIELDEVVRQEEGSGILANATELRLLIQHEATDFQFDVKYPDIIRLQDGYDIQDAITTAYDGEIGVEDTAIIVRSNKRANQYNQQIRTKIRGQENEISTGDYVMVVKNNYYWLKDSSSAGFIANGDICEVMRINSIKELYGFKFAEVEVRMIDYPDMKPFETVLLLDTLTSESPSLTYEESNRLYEAVKEDFAHEKSKYKQFMGVKKNKYFNALQVKFSYAMTCHKSQGGQWKTVFIEQPYLPEGPSVEYLRWLYTAVTRAQEKLYLIGFKEEYFTE from the coding sequence ATGATACAAACTGCCTCGAAATTCTATACTGAGATACTACAAAAATTTCCTTACACACCTACACAAAAACAAAATGAATTATTAGATTTATTAATACAATTTATTTTTTCAGAAGATAATAGAGCGTTGTTTTTGTTAAAAGGATACGCGGGTACAGGAAAAACGACGATTGTCAGTACCGTAGTTCATAATTTGTGGAAAATAGGTCAAAAAGCCGTTTTGTTAGCCCCAACAGGACGTGCGGCAAAGGTGATTTCAGGATACTCAAACCGACAAGCCTTTACCATTCACAAAAAAATATATTTTCCAAAAAAACAAAGTAACGGAGGTGTAAGTTTTGTAATGCAACCCAACAAACATACCAATACCCTTTTTATTGTAGATGAAGCTTCTATGATTTCTGATGAAAAACAACATGCGAAATTGTTTGAAAATGGTTCATTGTTAGATGATTTAATCTCGTATGTGTACTCTGGAAAAAATTGCAAACTCATTTTTATAGGAGATACCGCACAGCTACCTCCTGTAAAATTAACCATGAGTCCAGCTTTAGAAGCCGATAAGCTTTCATTTGAATTTAATAAAGAAGTTACCGAAATTGAGTTAGATGAGGTGGTTCGACAAGAAGAAGGCTCTGGAATATTAGCAAACGCAACCGAATTGCGCTTGCTAATTCAGCATGAAGCTACCGATTTTCAGTTTGATGTAAAGTACCCTGACATTATTCGTTTGCAAGATGGATACGATATTCAAGATGCCATAACGACTGCTTATGACGGAGAAATAGGGGTAGAAGATACTGCCATCATTGTACGTTCAAACAAACGCGCAAATCAGTACAATCAACAGATTCGGACAAAAATTCGCGGACAGGAAAACGAAATCTCTACAGGCGATTACGTCATGGTGGTAAAAAATAATTATTACTGGTTAAAAGATTCTTCTTCGGCAGGATTTATTGCCAACGGAGATATTTGCGAAGTCATGCGTATCAATTCAATTAAAGAATTATACGGATTCAAATTTGCTGAAGTAGAAGTTCGAATGATTGATTATCCTGATATGAAACCCTTTGAAACGGTATTGCTCTTAGATACGCTTACGAGTGAGAGTCCGTCGTTAACATACGAAGAATCGAATCGTTTGTACGAAGCGGTAAAAGAAGATTTTGCCCATGAAAAATCGAAATACAAGCAGTTTATGGGAGTAAAAAAGAACAAGTACTTCAATGCGCTTCAAGTAAAATTCTCGTATGCCATGACCTGCCATAAATCGCAAGGAGGACAGTGGAAAACAGTATTTATTGAGCAGCCGTATTTACCAGAAGGACCTTCTGTAGAATATTTGCGCTGGCTTTATACAGCTGTTACACGAGCACAAGAAAAATTGTATTTGATTGGCTTTAAAGAAGAGTATTTTACGGAGTAG
- a CDS encoding CopD family protein, translating to MDFLYVKALHIIFVVTWFAGLFYIGRLFIYHVEAEKKDEPAKNILQTQYKLMSKRLWYIITWPSLFLASFFAFWMLWKNPIYIEMPWMLVKLAFVLALYFYHAFCHKIYKELQRDEIKYTSNKLRLFNEIPTVILFAGVFLAVLKDSINWIWGVVGIVLFGILLMMGVRIYKKMRAKKSWDKFEQELIEEDKKLNE from the coding sequence ATGGACTTTTTATACGTAAAAGCATTACATATTATCTTTGTTGTTACTTGGTTTGCTGGATTATTTTACATAGGTCGCTTATTTATTTACCATGTAGAAGCAGAAAAAAAAGATGAACCTGCTAAGAATATTCTTCAAACTCAATACAAGTTAATGTCTAAACGTTTGTGGTATATTATTACTTGGCCTTCTTTATTTTTAGCTAGTTTTTTTGCTTTTTGGATGCTATGGAAAAACCCTATCTATATAGAAATGCCTTGGATGCTTGTAAAACTGGCCTTTGTGCTAGCACTGTATTTTTATCACGCATTTTGCCATAAGATATACAAAGAACTACAACGTGACGAGATTAAATACACATCGAACAAACTTCGCCTATTCAATGAAATTCCAACAGTAATTTTATTTGCTGGTGTCTTTTTAGCGGTTTTAAAAGATAGTATTAACTGGATATGGGGTGTTGTGGGGATTGTACTTTTTGGAATATTACTTATGATGGGCGTTCGTATTTACAAAAAAATGAGAGCTAAAAAATCGTGGGATAAATTCGAGCAAGAGCTGATTGAAGAGGATAAAAAACTAAACGAATAA
- a CDS encoding aminoacyl-histidine dipeptidase has protein sequence MNSEIRNLEPKAVWKNFADLNAVPRPSKKEERVIQFMVDFGNKLHLETMVDKVGNVIIRKPATSGMENRKTVVLQSHLDMVHQKNADTVFDFDTEGINMFVEGDWVKADGTTLGADNGLGVAAIMGILESKDIQHPAIEALFTIDEETGMTGAMGLEGGILEGDILLNLDTEEDDEIGMGCAGGVDITATRNYNEEATPENTIAYEISVTGLNGGHSGMDIIKGLGNANKIMNRLLFDGFTNFGLRVSEINGGSLRNAIPRESFASVVIDTVSKEPFLFEIHELINNIKAEFSTLEPNLSIELKEVDTPENVMELGVQEGFIKAVYAALNGVYRMSPDIEGLVETSNNIARIIVKDGAIKIGCLTRSSSETNKWDLANSLRSSFELAGFDVEFSGSYPGWLPNVNSEILKTVTDLYEKLHNEKPIVAACHAGLECGILGQNYPKMDMVSFGPNIKGAHSPDERAQISSTQKFWKFLLEILKNTPVKN, from the coding sequence ATGAATTCAGAGATAAGAAACCTAGAGCCCAAAGCTGTTTGGAAAAATTTTGCCGACTTAAACGCAGTGCCTCGTCCATCTAAAAAAGAGGAAAGAGTAATACAATTTATGGTAGATTTCGGTAACAAACTACATCTTGAAACCATGGTTGATAAAGTAGGAAATGTTATTATTCGAAAACCAGCTACCTCTGGGATGGAAAACCGCAAAACGGTCGTTTTGCAAAGCCATTTAGATATGGTACATCAAAAAAATGCAGATACTGTTTTTGATTTTGATACCGAAGGAATTAACATGTTTGTAGAGGGTGATTGGGTAAAAGCCGATGGAACTACTTTAGGGGCTGACAACGGTTTAGGGGTTGCTGCTATAATGGGAATCTTAGAATCGAAAGATATTCAGCATCCAGCAATTGAAGCATTGTTTACGATTGATGAAGAAACAGGTATGACAGGTGCTATGGGACTTGAAGGCGGTATATTAGAAGGTGACATTTTATTAAACCTAGATACCGAAGAAGACGATGAGATAGGCATGGGATGTGCCGGTGGTGTCGATATCACTGCTACTAGAAATTATAACGAAGAAGCTACTCCTGAAAACACAATCGCCTATGAAATTTCTGTGACTGGGTTAAATGGAGGTCACTCTGGTATGGACATCATCAAAGGTTTAGGAAACGCTAACAAAATTATGAATCGTTTGTTATTTGACGGTTTTACGAACTTTGGTTTGCGTGTGAGTGAAATAAACGGAGGTAGTTTACGCAATGCGATTCCTCGTGAAAGCTTTGCATCTGTAGTGATTGACACGGTATCGAAAGAACCTTTTTTATTTGAAATACATGAACTTATTAACAATATCAAAGCAGAGTTTTCAACATTGGAACCTAACCTTAGTATTGAATTAAAAGAAGTTGATACTCCTGAAAACGTAATGGAATTAGGTGTTCAAGAAGGTTTTATTAAAGCGGTTTATGCTGCTTTAAATGGTGTATATCGTATGAGTCCAGATATTGAAGGACTTGTAGAAACTTCAAACAACATTGCACGTATTATTGTAAAAGACGGAGCTATTAAAATTGGATGCTTAACGCGTTCTTCTTCTGAAACCAATAAATGGGATTTAGCCAACTCGTTACGTTCGTCTTTTGAGTTAGCAGGTTTTGATGTGGAATTTTCTGGTTCTTATCCTGGGTGGTTACCCAATGTAAATTCTGAAATATTAAAGACGGTTACTGATTTATATGAAAAGTTACACAACGAAAAGCCTATCGTAGCCGCTTGTCATGCAGGATTAGAATGTGGTATTTTAGGGCAAAACTATCCAAAAATGGATATGGTTTCTTTCGGACCTAACATTAAAGGTGCTCATTCACCTGATGAACGTGCACAAATATCATCTACTCAAAAATTCTGGAAATTTTTGTTAGAAATTTTAAAAAATACTCCTGTTAAAAATTAA
- a CDS encoding DUF4249 domain-containing protein — MKTFKLLRLLAGLYLLVFITSCVEPFSPSTISYENLLVVDGKITNEQKKHQIKLSRTYRIDTTGYFPERNANLYITTNLNTKYQFSEIEEGIYESIESFSAKRNETYTLHIETKNGEVFTSNEETLTSESFINNLIADVEVNNTGDEVVTIKVSSASPNNDAQFYKFEYEETYKIVAPYYSNYYLEPYDYSLSGGSYKVRKLIRPVNKRVCYKTQYSNGIILTETTGLDEDRIENFPVRSFQTNDFMISYRYSILIKQFIQSYDAHNYYEILKKFSNSDNVFSENQVGFLSGNIKSISDPDEKVIGYFEVNSVSEKRIFINREDIRSTYISFPDECYTFAPTFYDISGARPLLDALLNGYIYFDENNNPNPDPLTPEGPYVVVKEICGDCTVLGSIVKPDFWID, encoded by the coding sequence ATGAAAACTTTTAAATTATTAAGATTACTTGCTGGTTTGTATCTGTTGGTATTTATTACAAGCTGCGTTGAGCCGTTTTCACCATCGACCATATCGTATGAAAACTTACTGGTGGTGGATGGAAAAATAACGAACGAACAGAAAAAACACCAAATTAAACTATCTAGAACCTATCGTATCGATACTACAGGGTACTTTCCTGAGCGAAATGCAAACCTATATATTACAACTAATTTGAATACAAAATATCAATTTTCTGAAATTGAAGAAGGAATTTATGAATCTATCGAGTCTTTTTCTGCAAAAAGAAATGAAACATATACCTTACATATTGAAACAAAAAATGGTGAAGTTTTTACTTCAAACGAAGAAACATTAACATCTGAAAGTTTTATAAATAACTTAATTGCTGATGTAGAAGTTAATAATACCGGAGACGAAGTTGTTACTATTAAAGTTAGTAGCGCTAGCCCTAATAACGATGCTCAGTTTTATAAGTTTGAATATGAAGAAACCTATAAAATTGTAGCCCCATACTACAGTAATTATTATTTAGAACCTTACGATTACAGTCTCAGTGGTGGTTCTTATAAGGTACGAAAACTTATACGACCCGTTAACAAAAGAGTTTGTTACAAAACCCAATATTCTAATGGAATAATTTTAACGGAGACTACGGGTTTAGATGAAGATAGAATTGAAAATTTTCCTGTTCGATCTTTTCAAACCAATGATTTTATGATTTCTTACAGATATAGTATTTTAATAAAGCAGTTTATTCAAAGCTACGATGCCCATAATTATTATGAAATACTGAAAAAATTCTCGAATTCAGACAATGTTTTCTCAGAAAATCAAGTAGGTTTCTTATCTGGAAATATAAAATCCATTTCTGACCCTGATGAGAAAGTAATAGGGTATTTTGAAGTTAATAGCGTATCTGAGAAACGTATCTTTATCAATCGGGAAGATATCAGATCTACTTACATCTCCTTTCCTGATGAATGTTATACCTTTGCTCCTACTTTTTATGATATAAGTGGCGCCAGACCCTTGTTAGATGCGCTTTTAAATGGATACATTTATTTTGACGAAAATAACAATCCTAATCCTGACCCGCTAACACCAGAAGGTCCGTATGTGGTTGTAAAAGAAATATGCGGTGACTGTACAGTATTAGGTTCAATTGTAAAACCCGATTTTTGGATAGATTAA